From the Kineococcus rhizosphaerae genome, one window contains:
- a CDS encoding SDR family oxidoreductase, with protein sequence MTTYAVTAASGHLGRLAVEALLDRGVAAPDVVAVVRTPAKVADLAERGVVVRTGDYSDPATLPAALAGVDRLLLVSGSEVGQRVAQHTNVIEAAKTAGVQRIVYTSLLRADSSPSPLAPEHKATEEALAASGIAYVVLRNSWYFENYTERLGEYLGAGQVLGATHGGKVSAATRADYAGAAAAALTSDDDTSRTYELAGPAFDFTELAATITEVTGTTVVSKDVPGEEYEQTLTGFGLDAGTAGFVAALDASIARGDLHTDSDDLATLLGRPATSLADAVRAAHQARSAS encoded by the coding sequence ATGACCACGTACGCCGTCACCGCCGCCAGCGGCCACCTCGGACGCCTCGCCGTCGAGGCCCTCCTCGACCGCGGCGTCGCCGCGCCCGACGTCGTCGCCGTCGTCCGCACCCCCGCCAAGGTCGCCGACCTCGCCGAGCGCGGCGTCGTCGTCCGCACCGGCGACTACTCCGACCCCGCCACCCTGCCCGCCGCGCTCGCCGGCGTCGACCGTCTGCTGCTCGTCTCCGGCAGCGAGGTCGGCCAGCGCGTCGCCCAGCACACCAACGTGATCGAGGCCGCGAAGACGGCCGGGGTGCAGCGCATCGTCTACACCTCCCTGCTGCGCGCGGACTCCAGCCCGAGCCCGCTGGCCCCCGAGCACAAGGCCACCGAGGAGGCGCTCGCCGCCTCCGGGATCGCGTACGTCGTCCTGCGCAACAGCTGGTACTTCGAGAACTACACCGAGCGTCTCGGCGAGTACCTCGGTGCGGGCCAGGTCCTGGGCGCCACCCACGGCGGGAAGGTCTCGGCCGCCACCCGCGCCGACTACGCCGGGGCCGCGGCCGCCGCCCTCACCTCCGACGACGACACCTCGCGCACGTACGAGCTCGCGGGCCCCGCGTTCGACTTCACCGAGCTCGCCGCGACGATCACCGAGGTCACCGGCACGACGGTCGTCTCGAAGGACGTCCCCGGCGAGGAGTACGAGCAGACCCTGACCGGCTTCGGCCTCGACGCCGGCACCGCCGGCTTCGTCGCGGCCCTCGACGCCTCCATCGCGCGCGGGGACCTGCACACCGACTCCGACGACCTGGCGACGCTCCTCGGCCGCCCCGCCACGAGCCTCGCCGACGCCGTCCGCGCCGCCCACCAGGCCCGCTCGGCGTCCTGA
- a CDS encoding oxygenase MpaB family protein, with the protein MPRRLPRVPLSAAFPPAPAPGVPGDPGVCPGEQFRRVTAERATVLGGPAAILMQVAHPLVAEGVAVHSDYAAGPARRLLGTLQAALTVTFGDTEQAHAAARHVGRAHAPVRGTTRADVPGTPAGTPYRANDPDLALWVHATLVWTARRVVERYAGLRLSPQERERHWQESKPFARMFAVPDRVLPGSVAQFEEYFADTVHGLVVTDAARAIAADILTQRTAPPLPGVAALSRTVTADVLPARLADAYGLRRTPAARVVRGLLVRSRPVLPRRLAQWPHAEVARRRVQTLQPRASTLQG; encoded by the coding sequence GTGCCCCGACGACTCCCCCGCGTCCCGCTGAGCGCGGCCTTCCCGCCCGCCCCCGCCCCGGGGGTCCCCGGCGACCCGGGCGTCTGCCCGGGCGAGCAGTTCCGCCGGGTCACCGCCGAGCGGGCCACCGTGCTCGGCGGGCCGGCGGCGATCCTGATGCAGGTCGCGCACCCGCTCGTCGCCGAGGGCGTCGCGGTGCACAGCGACTACGCGGCGGGGCCCGCGCGCCGGCTCCTGGGGACGCTGCAGGCCGCGCTGACGGTGACGTTCGGGGACACCGAGCAGGCGCACGCCGCGGCCCGGCACGTCGGGCGCGCCCACGCCCCCGTCCGCGGGACGACCCGCGCGGACGTCCCCGGCACCCCCGCCGGGACCCCGTACCGGGCCAACGACCCCGACCTGGCGCTGTGGGTCCACGCGACCCTCGTGTGGACCGCGCGCCGGGTCGTCGAGCGGTACGCCGGGCTGCGCCTGTCGCCGCAGGAACGGGAACGGCACTGGCAGGAGTCGAAGCCGTTCGCGCGCATGTTCGCCGTCCCCGACCGGGTGCTGCCGGGTTCGGTGGCGCAGTTCGAGGAGTACTTCGCCGACACCGTCCACGGGCTCGTGGTCACCGACGCGGCCCGCGCGATCGCCGCGGACATCCTCACCCAGCGCACCGCTCCCCCGCTGCCGGGCGTCGCGGCCCTGTCCCGCACCGTCACCGCCGACGTGCTGCCGGCCCGCCTCGCCGACGCCTACGGGCTGCGCCGGACCCCGGCCGCGCGCGTCGTCCGCGGGCTCCTGGTGCGCTCCCGGCCCGTCCTGCCGCGACGGCTCGCGCAGTGGCCGCACGCCGAGGTCGCGCGCCGCAGGGTTCAGACGTTGCAGCCGCGCGCGTCGACCCTCCAGGGCTGA
- a CDS encoding DEAD/DEAH box helicase, whose translation MPQYEDRSYRSSRPRNDEGGYQRRESRGYTDRYERSDRGERSYDRDDRPRSGGSGGGSFNRDDRPRSGGYGNRDSGSSYGNRSGGYQGRSSGGQGGYRGRSQRSGPPRSPRSFAPSATEQALLAAESLEVAEATFAELGLPEELVAALERRGMTAPFAIQQRVLPDGIAGRDILGRARTGSGKTLGFGLPMLARLAQQKRARITGAPRGLVLVPTRELAMQVADALRPLGDSIDLRMSVVVGGVPYGRQIAALQRGIDVLIATPGRLVDLIERDAVSLAEVDVAVLDEADHMADLGFLPNVRAILEGTKPGGQRMFFSATLDRGVEALVTDFLTDPAFHAVPADPEDVGHMEHRVFAVRPHDKLSILTEISQRPARSIFFVRTKLGAQRLADQLREAGAPAEAIHGDLRQSQRSKAIDAFSRGETRVLVATDVAARGIHVDDVDLVVHVDPPNDHKDYLHRSGRTARAGAKGTVLAIALPDQVRRYGWLHRDANVSANDVEHVLAGDENVRAVAESGEPVVVKERKPEAREGRPARRGGPRRDGGFRGGPRRDGGFRGPRRDGGESRGPRRESAPRD comes from the coding sequence ATGCCCCAGTACGAAGACCGTTCGTACCGTTCCTCCCGCCCCCGCAACGACGAGGGCGGTTACCAGCGCCGCGAGTCCCGCGGCTACACCGACCGCTACGAGCGGTCCGACCGCGGTGAGCGGTCCTACGACCGCGACGACCGTCCCCGCTCCGGCGGCTCCGGCGGCGGCAGCTTCAACCGCGACGACCGTCCCCGTTCGGGCGGCTACGGCAACCGCGACAGTGGTTCCTCCTACGGCAACCGCAGCGGCGGCTACCAGGGCCGCAGCTCCGGCGGCCAGGGCGGCTACCGCGGCCGCAGCCAGCGCAGCGGCCCGCCGCGCAGCCCGCGTTCCTTCGCGCCCTCGGCCACCGAGCAGGCGCTGCTCGCGGCCGAGTCCCTCGAGGTCGCCGAGGCCACGTTCGCCGAGCTGGGCCTGCCCGAGGAGCTCGTCGCGGCGCTCGAGCGTCGCGGGATGACCGCGCCGTTCGCCATCCAGCAGCGCGTGCTGCCCGACGGCATCGCCGGGCGCGACATCCTCGGCCGCGCCCGCACCGGCTCAGGCAAGACCCTCGGCTTCGGCCTGCCCATGCTGGCCCGCCTGGCCCAGCAGAAGCGCGCCCGCATCACCGGCGCCCCGCGCGGTCTGGTCCTCGTGCCGACCCGCGAGCTGGCCATGCAGGTCGCCGACGCGCTGCGTCCCCTGGGCGACTCGATCGACCTGCGCATGTCCGTCGTCGTCGGCGGTGTCCCGTACGGCCGTCAGATCGCCGCCCTCCAGCGCGGCATCGACGTCCTCATCGCGACCCCCGGCCGCCTGGTGGACCTCATCGAGCGCGACGCCGTCTCGCTCGCCGAGGTCGACGTGGCCGTCCTCGACGAGGCCGACCACATGGCCGACCTGGGCTTCCTGCCCAACGTCCGCGCCATCCTGGAGGGCACCAAGCCCGGCGGGCAGCGGATGTTCTTCTCCGCCACCCTCGACCGCGGTGTCGAGGCCCTCGTGACGGACTTCCTCACCGACCCGGCCTTCCACGCCGTGCCGGCCGACCCCGAGGACGTCGGGCACATGGAGCACCGCGTGTTCGCCGTGCGCCCGCACGACAAGCTCTCGATCCTCACCGAGATCAGCCAGCGCCCCGCGCGCAGCATCTTCTTCGTGCGGACCAAGCTCGGCGCCCAGCGCCTGGCCGACCAGCTGCGCGAGGCCGGTGCCCCGGCCGAGGCCATCCACGGCGACCTGCGCCAGTCGCAGCGCTCGAAGGCCATCGACGCGTTCTCGCGCGGTGAGACCCGTGTCCTCGTCGCCACCGACGTCGCCGCCCGCGGCATCCACGTCGACGACGTCGACCTCGTCGTGCACGTCGACCCGCCGAACGACCACAAGGACTACCTGCACCGCTCCGGGCGCACCGCGCGCGCCGGCGCCAAGGGCACCGTCCTCGCGATCGCGCTGCCGGACCAGGTCCGCCGCTACGGCTGGCTGCACCGCGACGCGAACGTCTCCGCCAACGACGTCGAGCACGTCCTGGCCGGCGACGAGAACGTCCGCGCCGTGGCCGAGTCCGGTGAGCCGGTCGTGGTCAAGGAGCGCAAGCCCGAGGCCCGCGAGGGTCGCCCGGCGCGTCGCGGCGGCCCGCGTCGCGACGGCGGTTTCCGCGGCGGCCCGCGTCGCGACGGCGGTTTCCGCGGTCCGCGCCGTGACGGCGGCGAGTCCCGCGGCCCGCGCCGCGAGAGCGCACCCCGGGACTGA
- a CDS encoding winged helix-turn-helix transcriptional regulator gives MDSDSPPQDLVADVFARDCTSRAAFEDVTSKWASLVLLALGEGAIRFNALRRRVEGVSEKMLAQTLQTLERDGMVLREVVTAIPPRVEYELTPLGVRVSGQLQGLAELLEASVPQVQTARQAYADR, from the coding sequence ATGGACAGCGACTCGCCCCCGCAGGACCTGGTCGCCGACGTCTTCGCCCGCGACTGCACCTCCCGCGCGGCGTTCGAGGACGTCACCTCCAAGTGGGCCTCGCTCGTCCTGCTCGCCCTGGGGGAGGGCGCGATCCGCTTCAACGCGTTGCGGCGCAGGGTGGAAGGGGTCAGCGAGAAGATGCTCGCCCAGACCCTGCAGACCCTCGAGCGCGACGGCATGGTCCTGCGCGAGGTGGTGACCGCCATCCCGCCGCGCGTGGAGTACGAGCTCACCCCGCTCGGGGTCCGGGTGTCCGGGCAGCTGCAGGGGCTCGCGGAACTGCTCGAGGCGTCGGTGCCGCAGGTGCAGACCGCCCGGCAGGCGTACGCCGACCGCTGA
- a CDS encoding carbon-nitrogen hydrolase family protein translates to MTVDKNLKRLVRARAAQTGQPYTAALQHFRADRRAPLRVAVAQLPVGQDPTDPAVLRRGGELVRDRMRRAAQQGARLLHLPEGATCFPDKRVLSSTGPDEIGPSDWDRFAWDVLRDELETTARLAAELRLWTVFGSTHRLSAGNRPHNCLYVLDHRGRVRTRYDERYLSHTKATWMYSPGRAPVVVAVDGWRFGLALGLESHFPEVFAEYERLDVDGVLFSSTGNADHHAAAFAVECAGHAATNGLWVSFAVPPQQDPAAAAGFVAPGGRWLERCSPGRDVVVLDLVAGGSDVETDVDVAVTKARPWRRRVRESGHGELVDDVRSRERAGF, encoded by the coding sequence ATGACCGTCGACAAGAACCTCAAACGCCTCGTGCGGGCCCGTGCGGCCCAGACCGGCCAGCCCTACACCGCTGCGCTGCAGCACTTCCGGGCCGACCGACGGGCCCCCCTGCGGGTGGCCGTCGCGCAGCTGCCCGTCGGGCAGGACCCCACCGACCCGGCCGTCCTGCGGCGCGGTGGCGAACTCGTGCGGGACCGGATGCGCCGGGCCGCGCAGCAGGGGGCGCGGTTGCTGCACCTGCCCGAGGGGGCGACCTGCTTCCCCGACAAGCGCGTCCTGTCGAGCACCGGGCCCGACGAGATCGGCCCGTCCGACTGGGACCGGTTCGCCTGGGACGTCCTGCGCGACGAGCTCGAGACGACGGCCCGGCTGGCGGCCGAGCTGCGGTTGTGGACGGTGTTCGGGTCCACCCACCGGCTCAGCGCCGGGAACCGGCCGCACAACTGCCTGTACGTCCTGGACCACCGCGGCCGGGTCCGGACGCGGTACGACGAGCGGTACCTGTCGCACACCAAGGCCACGTGGATGTACTCCCCGGGGCGTGCGCCGGTCGTCGTCGCCGTCGACGGCTGGCGCTTCGGCCTCGCCCTCGGCCTGGAGTCGCACTTCCCGGAGGTCTTCGCCGAGTACGAGCGCCTCGACGTCGACGGGGTGCTGTTCTCCAGCACGGGGAACGCCGACCACCACGCCGCCGCCTTCGCCGTGGAGTGCGCCGGGCACGCGGCCACGAACGGGCTGTGGGTGAGCTTCGCCGTCCCCCCGCAGCAGGACCCGGCCGCCGCGGCCGGGTTCGTCGCACCGGGCGGGCGGTGGCTGGAGCGGTGCTCACCCGGGCGCGACGTCGTCGTCCTCGACCTGGTGGCCGGTGGGTCCGACGTCGAGACGGACGTCGACGTCGCCGTCACCAAGGCCCGTCCGTGGCGCCGGCGGGTGCGCGAGAGCGGGCACGGCGAACTCGTCGACGACGTCCGCAGCCGCGAGCGCGCCGGGTTCTGA
- a CDS encoding metallophosphoesterase family protein, which yields MSNRKRRPEPGPARPPHRRRARWSARWDAATARPAGRFLRRHLLPWIAVLVVGGAGAAVGFALAPGSTTYVGPLQTEVRVRPSLTPGVEVDLPPIGKVQFDTHRAPVVVTANIRSVDVDAAARLVRSPQQLLALELTAADTVRAATVRAAAYSLGCGAAGALLASVVVFRGRRRTLQTGAGLLVVVVATGSGAWATFDPAALRQPRFTGLLSRAPYLVSTTQNALERLESYRSGLSDIVRSVSTLYAAAANLPVLGDAQPGGSGLGEDVTTVLHVSDLHLNPLGYDLTDNLVKQFKVQAVIDTGDTTTWGTVAEAGFLNRIKTVGVPYVWVRGNHDSADTQAQVAAEGAIVLDAGATAQVAGLVLAGQGDPVFTPDGEGKVATGTAEQTQQAANEVLARGVEAWDDAHADDPVDVALVHDPSGLQPLLGRVPLVLAGHLHKRSVKLDASGTRIMVEGTTGGAGITAAGLTRLADGDPLPLSATLLYFGRSGEDAGKLLAYDEVTVGGLGLAEVSLQRTVLTDDDRPPLVVPTSSPTSSTGTGGTGGTSSPAGTSSPAGTSSPAGTSSPATGDR from the coding sequence ATGTCCAACAGGAAACGCCGTCCCGAGCCCGGGCCCGCGCGCCCCCCGCACCGCCGGCGCGCCCGCTGGAGCGCCCGGTGGGACGCCGCCACCGCCCGCCCGGCCGGGCGGTTCCTGCGCCGCCACCTCCTGCCCTGGATCGCCGTCCTCGTCGTCGGCGGCGCCGGGGCGGCCGTCGGGTTCGCGCTGGCCCCCGGGTCCACCACCTACGTCGGGCCCCTGCAGACCGAGGTCCGTGTCCGGCCCAGCCTGACCCCGGGCGTCGAGGTCGACCTCCCGCCCATCGGCAAGGTCCAGTTCGACACCCACCGCGCCCCGGTCGTCGTCACGGCCAACATCCGCAGCGTCGACGTCGACGCCGCCGCTCGGCTGGTGCGCTCGCCGCAGCAGCTGCTGGCCCTGGAGCTGACCGCCGCCGACACCGTGCGGGCCGCCACCGTCCGCGCTGCGGCCTACAGCCTCGGCTGCGGGGCGGCCGGGGCGCTGCTGGCCTCCGTCGTCGTCTTCCGCGGCCGCCGCCGCACGCTGCAGACCGGGGCGGGGCTGCTCGTCGTCGTCGTCGCCACCGGCAGCGGGGCGTGGGCGACGTTCGACCCCGCCGCGCTGCGCCAGCCCCGCTTCACCGGACTGCTGTCCCGCGCGCCCTACCTCGTCTCCACCACCCAGAACGCCCTCGAACGGCTCGAGAGCTACCGCAGCGGCCTGTCCGACATCGTCCGCAGCGTCTCCACCCTGTACGCCGCCGCCGCCAACCTGCCCGTCCTCGGTGACGCCCAGCCGGGCGGCAGCGGGCTCGGCGAGGACGTCACCACCGTCCTGCACGTCTCCGACCTGCACCTGAACCCGCTCGGGTACGACCTGACCGACAACCTCGTCAAGCAGTTCAAGGTGCAGGCCGTGATCGACACCGGCGACACCACCACGTGGGGCACCGTCGCCGAGGCCGGCTTCCTGAACCGCATCAAGACCGTCGGCGTCCCCTACGTCTGGGTCCGCGGCAACCACGACTCCGCCGACACGCAGGCCCAGGTCGCCGCCGAGGGGGCGATCGTCCTGGACGCCGGGGCCACCGCGCAGGTCGCCGGGCTCGTCCTCGCCGGCCAGGGCGACCCCGTCTTCACCCCCGACGGCGAGGGCAAGGTCGCCACCGGTACCGCCGAGCAGACCCAGCAGGCGGCCAACGAGGTCCTCGCCCGGGGCGTCGAGGCCTGGGACGACGCGCACGCCGACGACCCCGTCGACGTCGCCCTCGTCCACGACCCCAGTGGCCTGCAGCCCCTGCTCGGGCGCGTCCCGCTCGTCCTGGCCGGGCACCTGCACAAGCGCTCGGTGAAGCTCGACGCGTCCGGGACGCGGATCATGGTCGAGGGCACCACCGGGGGAGCGGGCATCACCGCGGCCGGGCTCACCCGCCTCGCCGACGGCGACCCGCTGCCGCTGTCGGCGACGCTGCTGTACTTCGGCCGCTCAGGCGAGGACGCCGGCAAGCTGCTGGCCTACGACGAGGTCACGGTCGGCGGGCTCGGGCTGGCCGAGGTCAGCCTCCAGCGCACCGTCCTGACCGACGACGACCGCCCGCCGCTCGTCGTGCCCACCTCCTCGCCCACCTCCTCCACGGGCACGGGCGGTACGGGCGGCACGAGCAGCCCCGCCGGCACGAGCAGCCCCGCCGGCACGAGCAGCCCCGCCGGCACGAGCAGCCCCGCGACCGGGGACCGGTGA
- a CDS encoding SDR family oxidoreductase, which produces MTETTADTPFRDLRSSSPTGRPGPALVTGAESGIGRAVAVELARRGHDVGLTWFRDEAAGRATVREVEALGRRAALRHVDLRDLPAAADVVDSLAEELGGVEVLVNDAGTGTSTLLLDLSFEDWREVLSVDLDAAFLFLQRAARRMVAAGRGGRVVNVTSVHEHQPRVGAAPYCAAKGGLGLLTRTAAIELAEHGITVNAVAPGEIATPMTGQEDTDPHTEHRPGVPLGRPGDAREVAALVGFLCSAQASYVTGSSYAVDGGMLQMGPMAGSHLSEEAWRRP; this is translated from the coding sequence ATGACCGAGACGACAGCCGACACCCCGTTCCGCGACCTGCGCTCCTCCTCCCCCACCGGCCGCCCCGGCCCGGCCCTGGTCACCGGGGCCGAGTCCGGCATCGGCCGGGCCGTGGCCGTCGAACTGGCCCGCCGCGGCCACGACGTCGGCCTCACCTGGTTCCGCGACGAGGCCGCCGGACGGGCGACGGTGCGCGAGGTGGAGGCGCTGGGCCGTCGCGCGGCGCTGCGGCACGTGGACCTGCGCGACCTGCCGGCGGCGGCCGACGTCGTGGACTCCCTGGCCGAGGAGCTGGGCGGGGTGGAGGTGCTGGTCAACGACGCCGGCACCGGTACCTCGACGCTGCTGCTGGACCTGTCGTTCGAGGACTGGCGCGAGGTGCTGTCCGTGGACCTCGACGCGGCCTTCCTCTTCCTGCAGCGCGCGGCCCGCCGGATGGTGGCGGCCGGCCGCGGCGGGCGCGTCGTCAACGTCACCAGCGTCCACGAGCACCAGCCCCGGGTCGGGGCGGCGCCGTACTGCGCGGCCAAGGGCGGGCTGGGGCTGCTGACGCGCACCGCGGCGATCGAGCTGGCCGAGCACGGCATCACGGTCAACGCGGTGGCCCCCGGGGAGATCGCCACGCCCATGACGGGGCAGGAGGACACCGATCCGCACACCGAGCACCGTCCGGGGGTCCCGCTGGGCCGCCCGGGCGACGCGCGGGAGGTCGCGGCGCTGGTGGGTTTCCTGTGCTCGGCGCAGGCGTCGTACGTGACGGGGTCGTCGTACGCGGTGGACGGCGGGATGCTGCAGATGGGGCCGATGGCCGGTTCGCACCTGAGCGAGGAGGCGTGGCGACGGCCCTGA
- a CDS encoding OsmC family peroxiredoxin gives MPTRTARTAWNGTLEQGSGQVELSSSKVGTYDVSFPKRAAEDAGGTTSPEELIAAAHSSCYAMQFSALLAEAGGTPESLEVVADVSLGPDPAGGFKLTGITLKVTGEVGGIDNDTFVKTAQAAKETCPVSKALTGVEISLEASLDA, from the coding sequence ATGCCCACCCGCACCGCACGCACCGCCTGGAACGGCACCCTCGAGCAGGGGTCCGGCCAGGTCGAGCTGTCCAGCTCCAAGGTCGGGACCTACGACGTCTCCTTCCCCAAGCGCGCCGCCGAGGACGCGGGCGGCACCACGAGCCCCGAGGAGCTCATCGCCGCCGCGCACTCCTCCTGCTACGCCATGCAGTTCTCCGCGCTGCTCGCCGAGGCCGGCGGCACCCCGGAGAGCCTCGAGGTCGTCGCCGACGTGTCCCTCGGGCCGGACCCGGCCGGCGGGTTCAAGCTCACCGGCATCACCCTGAAGGTGACCGGTGAGGTCGGCGGCATCGACAACGACACCTTCGTCAAGACCGCCCAGGCGGCCAAGGAGACCTGCCCGGTCTCCAAGGCGCTCACCGGGGTCGAGATCTCCCTCGAGGCCTCGCTCGACGCCTGA
- a CDS encoding serine hydrolase domain-containing protein, with amino-acid sequence MPAPALNAEIVATAADAAARWIALRRERLQVPGVQLAVRLDGELLHSSAHGSADLERGVALTPQHVFRVASHSKTFTATAVLRLAEQGRLRLDDELGAHLPWVADEDGELGRASLRELLGHAAGVTRDGTAGDFWQLDEEFLDVAGLRTAVRAGGSLVPRSSRFKYSNIGYSLLGLVVEAVTGTSYAAHLSELLAPWGLSRTTPDLPAAGDLATGYSALALGPRRPLPHPATGAMAAATGFCSTAEDLTAWFTSHADGREGPLSEHSRRLAQRAEWRTGPGAGAYGLGFGRDEVGGRELVGHGGGFPGHITRSVLDPRAGLAVSVLTNCVDGPANEFALGVVKLVDLFAEHWSAQVPAVDLDAFCGRWADLWGLTDVVRAGGRLLAFGPDTDDPARSPKVLDVVDARTLRVSDDSGYGDHAETWLLGARADGTPTLRGSSGATTVPLDRYAP; translated from the coding sequence GTGCCCGCCCCCGCGCTGAACGCCGAGATCGTCGCCACCGCCGCCGACGCCGCCGCCCGCTGGATCGCCCTGCGCCGCGAACGGCTGCAGGTCCCCGGCGTCCAGCTGGCGGTGCGCCTGGACGGTGAGCTCCTGCACTCCAGCGCCCACGGGTCCGCCGACCTGGAACGCGGCGTCGCGCTCACCCCCCAGCACGTCTTCCGGGTCGCGTCGCACTCCAAGACCTTCACCGCCACCGCGGTCCTGCGCCTGGCCGAGCAGGGGCGGTTGCGCCTGGACGACGAGCTGGGCGCGCACCTGCCGTGGGTCGCGGACGAGGACGGCGAACTGGGCCGGGCGAGCCTGCGCGAACTGCTCGGCCACGCCGCGGGCGTCACGCGGGACGGGACCGCGGGCGACTTCTGGCAGCTCGACGAGGAGTTCCTCGACGTCGCGGGCCTGCGGACCGCGGTGCGGGCCGGGGGTTCCCTGGTGCCGCGGTCCTCGCGGTTCAAGTACTCCAACATCGGGTACTCGCTGCTGGGGCTGGTCGTCGAGGCGGTCACGGGGACGTCCTACGCGGCCCACCTGAGTGAACTGCTGGCCCCCTGGGGGTTGTCGCGCACCACCCCCGACCTGCCGGCGGCCGGGGACCTGGCCACGGGCTACTCGGCGCTGGCCCTCGGCCCGCGCCGGCCCCTGCCGCACCCCGCGACCGGGGCCATGGCGGCCGCGACGGGGTTCTGCTCCACGGCCGAGGACCTCACGGCGTGGTTCACCTCCCACGCCGACGGCCGGGAGGGGCCGCTGTCGGAGCACTCCCGGCGGCTGGCGCAGCGCGCGGAGTGGCGCACGGGCCCCGGTGCGGGGGCCTACGGCCTGGGGTTCGGCCGCGACGAGGTCGGTGGCCGCGAACTCGTGGGGCACGGCGGCGGGTTCCCCGGCCACATCACCCGCAGCGTGCTGGACCCGCGGGCGGGCCTGGCCGTGAGCGTCCTGACGAACTGCGTCGACGGACCCGCGAACGAGTTCGCCCTGGGGGTCGTCAAGCTCGTCGACCTGTTCGCGGAGCACTGGTCGGCCCAGGTCCCTGCGGTGGACCTCGACGCGTTCTGCGGTCGCTGGGCCGACCTGTGGGGCCTGACCGACGTCGTGCGGGCGGGGGGGCGGCTGCTGGCGTTCGGCCCCGACACCGACGACCCGGCGCGCTCGCCCAAGGTCCTCGACGTCGTCGACGCCCGGACGCTGCGCGTCAGCGACGACAGCGGGTACGGCGACCACGCCGAGACGTGGCTGCTGGGCGCACGCGCCGACGGGACCCCGACGCTGCGCGGGTCCAGCGGCGCCACGACGGTGCCGCTGGACCGCTACGCGCCGTGA
- a CDS encoding alanine racemase, with protein MTATPHLLVDPVRLEANLARTHAALAGLAVRPHAKTHKSLEVARRQLAAGAVGLSVATVSEAEVFARVCDDLFVAYPVFFDAERTARVRALAGRVRLTVGISGTDALPDVPGLRVLVEVDPGMGRSGAPAADAGRIAAAAQAAGLVVDGVFAFPGHSYSPDGRARAAADEARELARAVESLAAQGITARVVSGGSTPSVEFADRGVLTEYRPGVYVFGDAQQVELGTVTFDDVALSVVATVVARFEGRVVADAGSKVLGADRPAYASGFGRLPDHPGARITALSEHHATITGFDAPVGTRVRIVPNHVCSAVNLADELQVVGAQPWRVDARGCNV; from the coding sequence GTGACCGCCACCCCGCACCTGCTCGTCGACCCCGTCCGGCTCGAGGCCAACCTGGCCCGCACGCACGCCGCGCTGGCCGGGCTGGCCGTCCGCCCGCACGCCAAGACCCACAAGTCCCTGGAGGTGGCCCGTCGCCAGCTCGCGGCGGGAGCGGTCGGGCTGAGCGTCGCGACGGTCTCGGAGGCCGAGGTGTTCGCGCGGGTCTGCGACGACCTGTTCGTGGCCTACCCGGTGTTCTTCGACGCCGAGCGAACGGCGCGGGTGCGGGCGCTGGCCGGCCGGGTCCGGCTCACGGTGGGGATCTCGGGGACGGACGCGCTGCCGGACGTGCCGGGGCTGCGCGTCCTCGTCGAGGTCGACCCCGGGATGGGCCGCAGCGGGGCACCCGCCGCGGACGCCGGCCGGATCGCGGCCGCGGCCCAGGCGGCGGGGCTCGTCGTCGACGGGGTGTTCGCCTTCCCCGGGCACTCCTACTCCCCGGACGGGCGCGCGCGGGCCGCCGCGGACGAGGCCCGCGAACTCGCCCGGGCCGTGGAGTCGCTGGCGGCGCAGGGCATCACGGCCCGCGTCGTCAGCGGGGGCTCGACCCCGTCGGTGGAGTTCGCCGACCGGGGCGTGCTCACCGAGTACCGGCCGGGGGTCTACGTCTTCGGCGACGCCCAGCAGGTCGAACTGGGGACCGTCACGTTCGACGACGTCGCGCTGAGCGTCGTCGCGACCGTCGTCGCCCGGTTCGAGGGGCGGGTGGTCGCCGACGCGGGCAGCAAGGTGCTCGGCGCCGACCGCCCGGCGTACGCGAGCGGTTTCGGCCGGCTGCCGGACCACCCCGGCGCCCGGATCACGGCGCTGTCGGAGCACCACGCGACCATCACGGGGTTCGACGCGCCCGTCGGGACGCGGGTGCGCATCGTCCCCAACCACGTCTGCTCGGCCGTGAACCTGGCCGACGAGCTGCAGGTCGTGGGGGCTCAGCCCTGGAGGGTCGACGCGCGCGGCTGCAACGTCTGA